From the genome of Colwellia psychrerythraea 34H, one region includes:
- a CDS encoding Do family serine endopeptidase, producing MKKSFTSSKLSIVISAALLSSTLALTSAPALANLPAQVDGHVMPSLAPMLEHATPAVVSISVIGTHNVPQQNVPDAFKFFFGNKEKNQGQPQQRPFRGLGSGVIIDSDEGYVVTNNHVIENADKIMITLKDGRQLEAKKIGSDAKSDIALLQIDSENLSEIKLADSDNLRVGDFTVAIGSPFGLGQTVTSGIVSALGRSNLNIEHYEDFIQTDAAINSGNSGGALVNLRGELIGINTAILGPSGGNVGIGFAIPSNMMHNLITQIIEFGEVHRGILGVSGRSVNSEIAKAMELETSQGGFIEQVMPDSAADEAGIKAGDVIIAVNGKAIKSFFELRAKIGSIGANKKVKLTVIRDGDNKVFTVKLKQDQSADITAASIHTMLDGTKLENDTKKQAIIIEQVAEGSPAQRAGFQAGDIITGVNRSRIKDIAQLRDYLKDKSGVLALNIVRDNHSQYIMIR from the coding sequence ATGAAAAAATCATTTACATCATCTAAATTATCAATTGTCATCAGTGCCGCATTATTATCATCGACCTTAGCACTTACTAGCGCTCCTGCATTAGCAAACTTACCTGCCCAAGTAGATGGCCATGTAATGCCCAGCTTAGCTCCAATGCTTGAACATGCGACTCCAGCTGTTGTTAGTATCTCTGTAATAGGCACCCATAATGTGCCACAACAAAATGTACCTGACGCATTCAAATTTTTCTTTGGTAATAAAGAAAAAAATCAAGGACAACCTCAACAAAGACCATTTCGCGGCTTGGGCTCAGGTGTAATTATTGATAGTGATGAAGGTTATGTTGTTACCAATAACCATGTCATAGAAAATGCTGACAAAATTATGATCACCTTAAAAGACGGTCGTCAGTTAGAAGCGAAGAAAATCGGTAGCGATGCAAAAAGTGACATTGCTTTATTACAGATTGATTCTGAAAACTTAAGTGAAATCAAATTAGCCGATTCCGATAATTTGCGTGTTGGAGATTTCACTGTCGCGATTGGTAGTCCGTTTGGTCTAGGACAAACCGTTACTTCTGGCATTGTTAGTGCGCTAGGACGTAGTAATCTAAATATCGAACATTATGAAGACTTTATTCAAACCGATGCTGCCATAAATAGTGGTAACTCCGGTGGCGCTTTAGTTAACTTGCGCGGTGAGTTGATTGGTATCAACACAGCGATATTAGGGCCTAGTGGTGGTAATGTCGGTATTGGCTTTGCTATCCCGAGTAATATGATGCATAACCTAATTACGCAGATAATTGAATTTGGTGAAGTACACCGCGGTATTCTGGGTGTATCTGGACGAAGTGTTAACAGCGAAATTGCCAAAGCAATGGAGCTAGAAACAAGTCAAGGTGGCTTTATTGAGCAAGTGATGCCTGACTCTGCTGCAGACGAAGCGGGTATTAAGGCAGGTGACGTGATCATTGCCGTGAATGGTAAAGCCATTAAAAGCTTCTTTGAACTACGCGCTAAAATTGGTTCAATTGGTGCGAATAAAAAAGTTAAGTTAACGGTGATAAGAGATGGAGACAACAAAGTATTTACCGTTAAGTTAAAGCAAGATCAAAGTGCAGATATTACTGCCGCCAGTATTCACACTATGTTAGATGGTACTAAATTAGAAAATGACACCAAGAAACAGGCGATTATCATAGAACAAGTTGCCGAAGGCTCTCCGGCACAAAGGGCAGGATTTCAAGCAGGTGATATTATCACGGGCGTTAACCGTAGTCGTATCAAAGATATTGCTCAATTACGTGATTACCTTAAAGATAAAAGTGGTGTACTAGCGCTAAATATTGTTCGGGATAATCATTCCCAGTACATAATGATCCGTTAA
- the tsaD gene encoding tRNA (adenosine(37)-N6)-threonylcarbamoyltransferase complex transferase subunit TsaD — translation MRILGIETSCDETGIAIYDDGLGDSPEGILAHRLYSQIAVHADYGGVVPELASRDHVRKTIPLIKEVLADANLTPKDLDGVAYTAGPGLVGALLVGCSIGRSLAYGWELPAVPVHHMEGHLLAPMLEDDVPEFPFVALLVSGGHTMLVRVDAIGEYKLLGESVDDAAGEAFDKTAKLLGLDYPGGPALSKMAESGEAGRFKLPRPMTDRPGLDFSFSGLKTAAGTLVRKECLNLSDSDLKQTHADIANAFQQAVVDTLAIKCKRALQQEKLSRLVIAGGVSANTALREQLAITTKKLGGSVFYPRPEFCTDNGAMIAYAGLQRLKAGTDADLTFKANPRWALDSLPPVK, via the coding sequence ATGCGTATTTTGGGTATTGAAACTTCTTGTGATGAAACAGGTATCGCCATTTATGATGACGGTTTAGGTGATAGTCCTGAAGGTATACTCGCCCATCGTTTGTATAGTCAAATAGCCGTTCATGCTGATTACGGTGGCGTAGTACCAGAACTCGCATCAAGAGACCATGTACGTAAGACTATTCCTCTGATTAAGGAAGTATTGGCAGATGCCAACCTTACCCCCAAAGATCTAGACGGTGTTGCGTACACTGCTGGTCCTGGTTTAGTTGGCGCACTCTTGGTTGGTTGTTCCATTGGTCGAAGTTTGGCTTATGGTTGGGAGCTACCCGCAGTTCCTGTACATCATATGGAAGGTCATCTATTAGCGCCTATGCTTGAAGATGATGTACCTGAGTTTCCTTTTGTCGCTTTATTAGTTTCTGGCGGACATACCATGCTGGTACGTGTCGATGCTATTGGTGAATACAAACTACTTGGTGAATCAGTTGATGATGCTGCCGGTGAAGCGTTTGATAAAACAGCTAAATTGCTAGGTTTAGACTACCCTGGTGGACCGGCTTTATCTAAGATGGCTGAAAGCGGTGAAGCAGGACGCTTTAAATTACCCCGCCCTATGACTGATAGACCTGGTTTAGATTTTAGCTTTAGTGGTTTAAAAACAGCGGCAGGAACCTTAGTTCGCAAAGAATGTTTGAATTTGTCAGATAGCGATCTTAAGCAAACCCATGCTGATATTGCCAATGCGTTTCAACAAGCAGTGGTAGACACCTTAGCGATAAAATGTAAACGCGCCTTGCAACAAGAAAAATTAAGCAGATTAGTAATTGCTGGTGGTGTAAGCGCCAATACAGCTTTACGAGAGCAACTGGCGATAACCACAAAGAAACTTGGTGGCAGTGTATTTTATCCACGTCCTGAGTTTTGCACTGATAACGGCGCTATGATTGCTTATGCTGGTTTACAGCGTTTAAAAGCAGGAACAGATGCCGACTTAACTTTTAAAGCTAACCCTCGATGGGCGCTCGATTCATTACCTCCAGTAAAATAG
- a CDS encoding YhcB family protein — protein sequence MNVVIALVIFIIGGIGGFFANRLLSSTSQEQRKLADQVNKSEAALDQYKLDVAEHLDSSAKLLDQMNNTCQTAMKQMKESTQLLQKATTVEAEGMPFFSAETQQQLAQTATLRHQKRASEAVEAMTEAPLDYSGNPSGLFADQKQKVTTTV from the coding sequence ATGAATGTAGTAATAGCTCTAGTCATTTTTATCATCGGCGGCATCGGTGGTTTTTTCGCAAATCGTCTTCTTTCTAGTACAAGCCAAGAGCAACGTAAATTAGCGGACCAAGTCAATAAAAGTGAAGCAGCTTTAGATCAATACAAGTTAGATGTTGCCGAGCATTTAGACAGCTCAGCCAAATTACTTGACCAAATGAATAACACTTGTCAAACAGCCATGAAGCAAATGAAAGAAAGTACTCAGTTATTGCAAAAAGCAACTACAGTAGAAGCTGAAGGTATGCCATTTTTCTCTGCTGAAACTCAGCAACAACTAGCACAAACGGCGACTTTACGTCACCAAAAGCGCGCTAGTGAAGCAGTTGAAGCCATGACTGAAGCACCGCTTGATTATTCAGGAAACCCAAGTGGTTTATTTGCCGACCAGAAACAAAAAGTTACAACTACAGTGTAA
- the zapE gene encoding cell division protein ZapE, protein MIKLSPIDKYKQDLTRDDFLFDAAQENAVIHLQRLYDDLQSKPLAVSGFKKVLNRWKKVYKKQEQEPIKGLYFWGGVGRGKTYLVDTFFESLPFNNKMRVHFHRFMHRVHQELKSLSGQSDPLKIIAKKFADETQIICFDEFFVSDITDAMILGTLFEELFAHNVTLVATSNIIPDELYRNGLQRERFLPAIKLINKHTLIVNVDSGVDYRLRTLEQAEIFHYPLDAQADENLKHYFKQLSTDEGKSGQSIEIHNRPLKTVLVSDGVVYFDFSVLCESARSQGDYMEISQLYHTVLMANVKEMGPDSDDTTRRFIALVDEFYERNVKLIMSAELPLDDLYSGGRLAFEFKRCLSRLQEMQSHDYLASEHLP, encoded by the coding sequence ATGATAAAGCTCTCTCCTATAGATAAGTATAAACAAGATTTAACCAGAGATGATTTTCTCTTTGATGCAGCACAAGAAAATGCGGTTATTCACTTACAACGTTTATATGACGACTTACAAAGCAAGCCATTAGCTGTTTCTGGTTTTAAAAAAGTACTTAACCGTTGGAAAAAAGTTTATAAAAAACAAGAGCAGGAGCCTATCAAAGGATTATATTTTTGGGGAGGTGTAGGTCGGGGGAAAACATATTTAGTTGATACCTTTTTTGAGAGCCTACCTTTCAATAATAAAATGCGTGTGCACTTTCATCGTTTTATGCACAGAGTGCATCAAGAACTCAAAAGTCTGTCTGGACAATCCGATCCGCTAAAAATTATTGCTAAGAAATTTGCAGATGAAACACAAATTATCTGCTTTGATGAGTTCTTTGTTTCTGATATTACCGATGCCATGATTTTAGGCACATTATTTGAAGAGTTATTTGCGCATAATGTCACGTTAGTAGCGACATCTAATATTATCCCTGATGAGTTGTATCGCAATGGTTTGCAACGTGAGCGCTTTTTACCGGCTATAAAACTTATCAATAAGCATACTCTCATTGTTAATGTAGATAGTGGTGTTGATTATCGTCTAAGAACCTTAGAGCAAGCGGAAATCTTTCATTATCCACTTGATGCCCAAGCAGATGAAAATTTAAAGCACTACTTTAAGCAACTCTCTACAGATGAAGGTAAATCAGGGCAATCCATTGAGATTCATAACCGTCCATTAAAAACTGTTTTAGTGAGTGATGGCGTGGTGTACTTTGACTTCTCAGTACTTTGTGAAAGTGCACGTAGCCAAGGTGATTATATGGAAATTAGTCAACTTTATCACACGGTATTAATGGCTAATGTTAAAGAAATGGGCCCTGATAGCGATGACACAACTCGCCGCTTTATTGCGTTAGTTGATGAATTCTATGAACGTAATGTGAAGTTGATTATGTCGGCAGAGCTGCCTTTAGATGATTTGTATAGCGGTGGTCGTTTAGCCTTTGAATTTAAGCGTTGCCTAAGTCGTTTACAAGAGATGCAATCTCATGACTACCTTGCCAGTGAACACCTTCCATAG
- a CDS encoding tetratricopeptide repeat protein has translation MIAITLDNFQQVVVEESKNKLVLVSFWAEQVPESVELRNKLAAKLSNLSEHITLATVDCQSQGQIAEQFGIKGLPTAILLKDAQPLDGISGPQDDASIATFLDSHLPKPEDILLAQAKAALGDNLLVEAENIIMQAYQIDNNRADIKVILIDLYLQTGKTSEAKALLDTIMMVDQDSQYHALIAKLELAEQAENSPEIKALEAQLEATPDDINVSQQLAAQYSQVNRQEDALTILFRLVQAGDESTKERSKELFLDVLKALPDGDPLAAKFRRKLYTLMY, from the coding sequence ATGATTGCCATTACTCTAGATAATTTTCAACAAGTCGTTGTTGAAGAATCAAAAAACAAATTAGTACTCGTTAGCTTTTGGGCTGAACAAGTACCTGAGAGTGTTGAACTAAGAAATAAACTAGCGGCTAAGCTATCAAACCTAAGCGAACATATCACTTTAGCGACTGTTGATTGTCAAAGCCAAGGGCAAATCGCTGAGCAATTTGGTATTAAAGGCTTACCTACGGCTATTTTATTAAAAGATGCCCAGCCTCTAGATGGAATTTCTGGACCACAAGATGATGCAAGCATTGCTACGTTTTTAGATAGTCACTTACCAAAACCTGAAGATATACTGCTTGCACAAGCAAAAGCTGCACTTGGGGATAATCTATTAGTTGAAGCTGAAAATATCATCATGCAGGCCTATCAAATTGATAATAATCGCGCTGATATTAAGGTAATATTAATTGATCTTTACTTACAAACGGGAAAGACCAGTGAAGCAAAGGCATTATTAGACACCATAATGATGGTTGACCAAGATAGTCAATATCACGCTTTAATAGCCAAGCTAGAATTAGCTGAGCAGGCGGAAAACTCTCCAGAAATAAAAGCATTAGAAGCACAATTAGAAGCAACGCCTGATGATATCAATGTCAGTCAACAACTTGCAGCTCAATACAGCCAAGTTAATCGTCAAGAAGATGCACTCACCATATTATTTCGTTTAGTACAAGCAGGTGATGAAAGTACAAAAGAGAGAAGCAAAGAGCTATTTCTTGATGTATTAAAAGCCTTACCTGATGGCGATCCGCTGGCAGCAAAGTTTCGTAGAAAGCTATACACCTTAATGTATTAA
- a CDS encoding undecaprenyl-diphosphate phosphatase codes for MSTLEIIILALLQGLTEFLPISSSAHLILPSQVLGWQDQGLAFDVAVHVGTLLAVMMYFRKELGVMAVAWLGTVGVGPEKGRGGFDAKLSWWILLATIPAGLFGLLGKDFIEEHLRSALVIAMTTLLFGFLLGFADIKAGKRTEHKPMEKLGLKGAMLIGLAQAVALIPGTSRSGITMTIGLMLGLSRDNAARFSFLLSIPAIAMAGSYLTLKLILSTESVDWFAMGLGSLLAFVSAYACIHYFLILLEKLGMMPFVIYRLILGVGLLWFIL; via the coding sequence ATGAGCACTTTAGAAATAATTATCCTAGCCTTATTACAAGGCTTAACCGAATTCTTACCTATTTCAAGTTCAGCGCATTTGATATTACCCTCGCAAGTTTTAGGATGGCAAGATCAAGGACTAGCCTTTGATGTTGCCGTTCATGTTGGCACTTTATTAGCCGTTATGATGTATTTTCGTAAAGAACTTGGCGTTATGGCAGTTGCTTGGTTAGGTACTGTTGGAGTCGGTCCAGAGAAAGGTCGTGGGGGTTTTGATGCCAAATTATCATGGTGGATTCTACTCGCTACAATTCCCGCCGGTTTATTTGGTTTATTGGGTAAAGACTTTATCGAAGAACACTTACGTTCTGCGTTAGTGATTGCCATGACTACCCTGTTATTTGGTTTCCTTTTAGGTTTTGCCGATATCAAGGCCGGTAAACGCACTGAACATAAGCCAATGGAGAAACTGGGGCTTAAGGGGGCAATGTTAATTGGTTTAGCACAAGCTGTTGCTTTAATTCCTGGAACCTCACGTTCAGGCATCACCATGACTATCGGTTTAATGTTAGGTTTAAGCCGTGATAATGCCGCTCGTTTTTCATTTTTACTGTCTATTCCTGCGATTGCTATGGCCGGCAGTTATCTAACATTAAAACTCATTTTATCAACTGAGAGTGTCGATTGGTTTGCTATGGGATTAGGTAGTTTGTTAGCATTTGTTAGCGCCTATGCTTGTATTCATTATTTTCTCATTTTATTAGAGAAACTAGGGATGATGCCGTTTGTTATCTATCGATTAATTCTAGGTGTTGGCTTACTTTGGTTTATCTTGTGA
- the folB gene encoding dihydroneopterin aldolase, with translation MDKVFIKGLSIQTTIGFFQWEKEIKQTLVIDLAMGWNTANAALNDELAKTLDYADISVAIERFANDNPVDLIETLAERLASYLMTQYQIPWLKLFIGKPGAVHNAQTVGVEIERGTQAVEISS, from the coding sequence ATGGATAAGGTGTTCATTAAGGGTTTAAGTATCCAAACCACCATTGGTTTTTTTCAGTGGGAAAAAGAAATAAAACAAACCTTGGTTATTGATCTGGCCATGGGCTGGAACACGGCCAATGCAGCACTCAATGACGAACTAGCCAAAACATTGGATTATGCCGATATCTCAGTCGCTATAGAGCGCTTTGCCAACGACAATCCCGTTGACTTAATTGAGACGCTTGCTGAGCGCTTAGCCAGTTATTTAATGACACAATACCAAATCCCTTGGTTAAAGCTATTCATTGGCAAACCTGGCGCAGTTCATAATGCCCAAACTGTTGGTGTTGAAATTGAACGTGGCACGCAAGCTGTTGAGATATCCTCTTAA
- a CDS encoding serine/threonine protein kinase, with amino-acid sequence MASFDFSALSPDLIIDGLESAGFSVDSGLLALNSYENRVYQFHDDNLVKYVTKFYRPQRWQLAQINEEHDFSFELEEQELPIVAPLKINGQSLFEHQGYHFAVFPCRGGRIFEVDNLNQLEWMGRFIARIHAVSSQNDFIQRPDFNSDELLFQARETIKASNYVPKSLTTAFFTILDQVIAVAAEQYLPAQGMQQIRLHGDCHAGNILWRDEGPHFVDLDDCRTGPAIQDLWMMLSGDRQQQLLQLDTLLMGYEEFFTFENDQLLLIESLRTMRVVNYMAWLCKRWHDPAFPQNFPWFNTEKYWEQQILMLKEQMSALQQPPLSLNNF; translated from the coding sequence ATGGCATCATTTGATTTCAGTGCCTTGTCACCAGATTTAATAATTGATGGCTTAGAGAGTGCTGGTTTTAGTGTTGATAGTGGTTTATTAGCGCTTAATAGCTATGAGAACCGTGTTTATCAATTTCATGATGATAATTTAGTTAAATATGTAACTAAATTCTATCGGCCGCAGCGTTGGCAGCTTGCGCAAATAAATGAAGAGCATGACTTTTCTTTTGAGTTGGAGGAACAAGAGTTACCGATTGTTGCACCACTTAAAATAAATGGACAAAGTTTATTTGAGCATCAAGGTTATCATTTTGCGGTATTTCCTTGTCGAGGTGGACGTATTTTTGAGGTTGATAATCTTAACCAGTTAGAATGGATGGGGCGCTTCATTGCGCGCATCCATGCTGTCTCGTCGCAGAATGATTTCATACAACGACCAGATTTCAACAGTGATGAATTGCTTTTTCAAGCGCGTGAAACTATCAAAGCTTCAAATTATGTACCCAAGAGTTTAACGACAGCCTTTTTTACTATTTTGGACCAAGTCATTGCGGTAGCAGCTGAGCAGTATTTACCTGCACAAGGCATGCAACAAATTCGCTTACACGGTGATTGTCACGCAGGTAATATTTTATGGCGTGATGAAGGACCTCACTTTGTTGACTTAGATGATTGTCGAACAGGACCTGCTATTCAAGACCTTTGGATGATGCTATCAGGTGATAGACAACAGCAGCTGTTACAACTTGATACACTATTAATGGGGTATGAGGAGTTCTTTACGTTTGAAAATGACCAGCTTCTTTTGATAGAATCACTAAGAACTATGCGCGTTGTTAATTACATGGCGTGGTTATGTAAACGTTGGCATGATCCAGCTTTCCCACAAAACTTTCCATGGTTTAATACTGAGAAGTACTGGGAGCAGCAGATACTAATGCTTAAAGAGCAAATGTCAGCACTGCAACAACCGCCGTTAAGTTTGAATAATTTTTAG
- the rpsU gene encoding 30S ribosomal protein S21, protein MPVIKVRENEPFDVALRRFKRSCEKAGILSEVRRRESYEKPTWERKRKKAAAVKRAAKKVSRENARRVRMY, encoded by the coding sequence ATGCCAGTAATTAAAGTAAGAGAAAACGAACCATTTGACGTTGCATTACGTCGTTTTAAACGTTCATGTGAAAAAGCAGGAATCCTTTCAGAAGTTCGCCGTCGCGAATCTTATGAGAAGCCTACTTGGGAACGTAAACGTAAGAAAGCCGCTGCTGTTAAACGTGCTGCGAAAAAAGTTTCTCGTGAGAACGCTCGTCGCGTTCGCATGTACTAA
- a CDS encoding trypsin-like peptidase domain-containing protein translates to MKLFSSIKYTITAISYGVLIAVVLLLLIPGLVPGLNDTSLATSLFKGSQAQQAPLSFAKAVSIASPAVVNIYSQQIEVNPQYGRKARKSTRLGSGVIMDTHGYILTNLHVIRQADLIQVLLQDGQIYPAELIGFDHYTDLAVLKVNVNNLPVIPQKEQQTSLVGDIVLAIGNPLNLGQTVTQGIISATGRNGLSNTSYLEFLQMDAAINEGNSGGALINSNGILVGINSRKFTQSNPQLSIQGIFFAVPYQLAYKVMRQIIENGKVVRGWLGISTNRYHKELKGFVIEEVMDNSPAKAAGIQVGDVVYQIDNESINSVTGALDIIAETQPNTELTFKIYRQGNTIEAKVKIIELRN, encoded by the coding sequence TTGAAACTCTTTTCTTCAATCAAATATACAATTACAGCAATAAGTTACGGTGTCCTGATCGCTGTAGTGTTATTACTCCTAATACCTGGATTAGTTCCTGGCTTAAACGATACCAGTTTAGCAACAAGCCTTTTTAAAGGTAGTCAAGCGCAACAAGCACCACTTTCATTTGCCAAAGCAGTTAGCATCGCTAGCCCTGCTGTTGTTAATATTTATTCTCAACAAATTGAAGTGAATCCACAATACGGTCGAAAAGCGCGTAAAAGTACTCGCTTAGGCTCAGGCGTGATTATGGACACCCATGGTTATATATTGACTAACTTACACGTAATTCGCCAAGCAGACCTTATTCAGGTACTACTGCAAGATGGCCAGATATATCCAGCCGAGTTGATAGGTTTTGACCATTATACTGACTTAGCGGTTCTCAAAGTCAATGTTAACAACTTGCCTGTAATCCCACAAAAGGAGCAGCAAACATCGCTAGTTGGTGATATTGTTCTTGCGATTGGTAACCCACTAAATTTAGGTCAAACAGTGACTCAAGGCATTATTAGTGCAACAGGCCGTAATGGTTTGAGTAACACTAGCTATTTAGAGTTTTTACAAATGGATGCTGCCATCAATGAAGGAAATTCCGGTGGAGCACTTATCAACAGTAATGGTATTTTAGTCGGCATTAATTCAAGAAAATTCACCCAGTCAAATCCACAATTATCAATCCAAGGCATTTTCTTTGCTGTACCTTATCAATTGGCTTACAAGGTAATGCGACAAATCATTGAAAATGGCAAAGTGGTACGAGGTTGGTTAGGTATTTCCACTAACCGTTACCATAAAGAACTAAAAGGCTTTGTTATTGAAGAAGTCATGGATAATAGCCCTGCAAAAGCAGCGGGAATACAAGTTGGCGATGTAGTTTATCAGATCGATAATGAGTCGATTAATAGCGTAACTGGTGCCTTAGATATTATTGCTGAAACCCAGCCAAATACAGAGCTAACCTTCAAGATTTACCGACAAGGTAATACCATAGAAGCTAAGGTAAAAATCATTGAATTAAGAAACTAA
- the folK gene encoding 2-amino-4-hydroxy-6-hydroxymethyldihydropteridine diphosphokinase: protein MAQIYISLGSNINREHYVKQGLLSLAKVFELPFEQLTLSSLFESKAVGFDGAAFYNMVIGIKCTQNVEEVASMLRAIEFSHGRDHNAKKFSPRSLDLDLLLFDDLIINEPAQLPRDEIIKNAFVLWPLSQVAPELTHPIVKQTYRDLWQGYNKTSQQLSIVANCW, encoded by the coding sequence ATGGCTCAAATCTATATTTCATTAGGCAGCAACATTAACCGTGAGCATTACGTTAAGCAAGGTCTACTCTCATTAGCTAAAGTATTTGAGCTGCCTTTTGAACAGTTAACATTATCTTCCTTATTTGAAAGCAAGGCCGTTGGTTTTGATGGTGCTGCTTTTTATAATATGGTGATAGGCATCAAATGCACACAAAATGTCGAAGAAGTGGCGAGTATGTTACGCGCCATAGAATTTTCTCACGGCCGTGACCATAACGCGAAGAAGTTTAGCCCGCGTAGCTTAGATCTTGATTTGTTATTGTTTGATGATTTAATTATTAACGAACCTGCGCAACTGCCTCGAGATGAAATAATTAAAAACGCCTTTGTTTTATGGCCATTGAGTCAAGTTGCACCTGAGCTTACCCACCCGATTGTAAAACAAACTTATCGAGATTTATGGCAAGGTTATAATAAAACCAGTCAGCAACTTAGCATAGTAGCTAACTGCTGGTAG
- a CDS encoding thiol:disulfide interchange protein DsbA/DsbL, translating to MNKLLKSLLLMPLLALSVNAAAAQYTEGEQYTKVNETVTKKKEVREYFSVYCGHCFKFEPIMHSLKKSLPEDASFERNHVDFLRAASPKIQQMITKATVVAEQLGDSDKLIGAVFNYIHVQRAVITTEKDLRNIFVLNGADGDKFDKLMKSFSVNSQAKTMKKYQENMTAKRVLTGVPTIIVNGKYKIDPAKLDRNNFEQDYQNLVKYLLELDS from the coding sequence ATGAATAAATTACTAAAATCTCTTTTGTTAATGCCGTTGTTGGCTTTATCGGTAAACGCCGCAGCTGCACAATACACTGAGGGTGAGCAATATACTAAAGTGAATGAAACGGTAACTAAGAAAAAAGAAGTGAGAGAATACTTCTCAGTATATTGTGGTCACTGCTTTAAATTTGAGCCTATCATGCATAGTCTTAAAAAGAGCTTACCTGAAGATGCCTCATTTGAACGTAATCATGTTGATTTTCTTCGAGCAGCTAGCCCTAAAATTCAACAAATGATCACTAAGGCTACCGTGGTCGCAGAACAATTAGGTGATTCAGATAAATTAATTGGTGCAGTATTTAACTATATCCATGTACAACGTGCTGTGATTACGACAGAAAAAGATTTGCGTAATATCTTTGTATTAAATGGTGCTGACGGCGACAAGTTTGATAAATTGATGAAAAGCTTTAGTGTTAATTCACAAGCGAAAACAATGAAAAAGTATCAAGAAAATATGACGGCTAAACGTGTATTAACCGGCGTACCAACGATTATTGTTAATGGTAAATATAAAATTGATCCGGCAAAATTAGATCGTAACAATTTTGAGCAAGACTACCAAAATTTAGTAAAATACTTACTTGAATTAGACTCATAA
- the plsY gene encoding glycerol-3-phosphate 1-O-acyltransferase PlsY, producing the protein MLLLTLTMIIAAYLIGSISSAILVCRFSGLPDPRTTGSKNPGATNVLRISNKFTAATVLFLDILKGTIPVWGAYFLKIDSLYLGFIGVSACLGHMYPIFFNFKGGKAVATALGTLLPIGFTLGGLLILTWVLVVKLTKYSSLAAIVTVSIAPLYVYFLKPLYVYPTLMLSALILFRHRDNIKRLLKGTESKITHKI; encoded by the coding sequence ATGTTGCTACTTACGCTCACTATGATCATTGCGGCTTACCTAATAGGCTCTATTTCGAGTGCTATTTTAGTATGCCGATTTTCAGGTCTTCCAGATCCTAGAACAACAGGATCGAAAAACCCTGGTGCAACTAATGTGTTACGTATAAGCAATAAGTTCACTGCTGCAACGGTATTATTTCTTGATATTCTTAAAGGGACTATTCCTGTTTGGGGAGCTTACTTTTTAAAAATAGATTCTCTCTATTTAGGTTTTATTGGTGTTTCCGCTTGCTTAGGGCACATGTATCCAATATTTTTCAATTTTAAAGGCGGAAAAGCAGTAGCTACTGCGCTGGGGACTTTATTACCCATTGGTTTTACGTTGGGGGGATTGTTAATTCTTACGTGGGTATTAGTGGTGAAGCTTACTAAATATTCTAGTCTAGCAGCCATTGTCACTGTCTCTATAGCACCACTTTATGTCTATTTCTTAAAACCGCTATATGTTTACCCAACTTTGATGCTTAGCGCTCTGATACTCTTTCGCCACCGAGATAACATTAAGCGTTTACTTAAAGGGACAGAAAGTAAAATCACTCATAAAATTTAA